One window of the Paenibacillus beijingensis genome contains the following:
- a CDS encoding helix-turn-helix transcriptional regulator, with the protein MNDPERRHALGHFLRKRRESLTPYDVGLPSGVRRRTPGLRREEVAQLANVGTSWYIWLEQGRDVQPSAQVLESVALALRLTPNERRHLFLLARQSLPPQSSPPEEKVGSVLRQVLDDLEPTPAYVLGRRWDFLSWNQAADEVFFISRPAPPHDRNMIWRIFTDPEARTCFRDWEQIAKAVIAEFHIALTRYAGNASFEALFEDLKRASSEFCRLWPLYEAPRSLGGHKRMDHPTLGFLEFQHVTLQAPDDPDVRVMIYTPTADTRAKLEKRLETISLSSERAGLVRIP; encoded by the coding sequence ATGAACGATCCCGAGCGTCGTCACGCCCTCGGCCACTTTTTGCGCAAACGGAGGGAGAGCCTTACGCCTTACGACGTCGGACTTCCATCCGGCGTTCGCCGCCGGACGCCGGGGCTGCGCCGCGAAGAAGTCGCCCAGCTTGCCAATGTCGGTACTTCCTGGTACATTTGGCTCGAACAAGGCCGGGATGTCCAACCTTCGGCACAAGTGCTGGAAAGCGTTGCTCTGGCGCTCCGGTTAACGCCCAACGAACGACGCCATCTGTTTCTGCTTGCCAGGCAATCGCTGCCTCCTCAATCGTCGCCTCCGGAAGAGAAGGTCGGCTCTGTTCTCCGTCAGGTGCTGGATGATCTAGAGCCCACTCCCGCTTACGTCCTGGGAAGACGGTGGGACTTTTTGTCTTGGAATCAGGCCGCCGATGAGGTGTTCTTCATTTCCAGGCCTGCTCCGCCCCATGACCGGAATATGATCTGGCGGATTTTCACCGATCCGGAAGCGAGAACATGTTTTCGGGATTGGGAACAAATCGCGAAGGCCGTCATAGCGGAGTTTCACATTGCCCTTACCCGCTATGCCGGCAATGCTTCATTCGAGGCGCTGTTTGAAGATTTGAAGCGGGCAAGCTCCGAATTTTGCCGGTTATGGCCGCTCTACGAAGCGCCCCGCTCGCTTGGAGGACACAAACGGATGGATCATCCGACCTTAGGGTTCCTGGAATTCCAGCATGTCACGCTGCAAGCTCCCGACGATCCCGATGTTCGGGTCATGATATACACCCCGACGGCAGATACGAGAGCCAAGCTGGAAAAAAGACTTGAAACGATTTCGCTTTCGTCAGAACGCGCGGGTTTGGTGCGGATTCCGTGA
- a CDS encoding helix-turn-helix transcriptional regulator: MQKSQRLVQMIMRINAKKSFTVKELADEFGLSSRTITRDLQELSELGVPIYSIQGRGGGYKLLQERLLPPISFSESEAIAMFFALQSKDYFSSVPFGEGADSALHKFYHYLPADVREQIDRLNLAAGKRCPNIRSN; the protein is encoded by the coding sequence TTGCAGAAGTCACAGCGCCTTGTCCAAATGATTATGAGGATCAACGCCAAAAAGTCATTTACCGTTAAAGAGCTGGCCGATGAATTCGGATTATCCAGCCGAACGATTACGCGGGATTTGCAGGAACTGAGTGAACTCGGTGTTCCCATTTATTCCATTCAGGGAAGAGGGGGAGGGTATAAGCTGCTGCAAGAGAGGCTGCTCCCGCCGATCAGCTTCTCCGAAAGTGAAGCGATCGCGATGTTTTTTGCTTTACAGTCTAAGGACTATTTCAGCTCCGTACCTTTTGGCGAGGGGGCTGATTCTGCGCTTCACAAGTTTTATCATTACTTGCCTGCCGATGTAAGGGAACAGATAGACCGCTTAAATTTGGCAGCTGGGAAGCGATGCCCAAATATTAGGTCCAATTGA
- a CDS encoding hemerythrin domain-containing protein has protein sequence MVHRFDLYAPVHKGIRLALSNLCHQAGSTDSTDEEKVSAFVEEFRRVVIILEAHSRDEDTHINEAYEKYAPETLQQLEKEHGALEQMLEKLIALVDQLEAGKQQADEQRKIWYQIGKELNRFTADYLIHLQTEEGPGMKTLWENLTDGQIKEISKNIRSSIPPQTMAIFMHYMIPSISHQDRVEMFSEMKKFAPKEALAGMLGLAEIRLDQPSWNQLQAALKEL, from the coding sequence ATGGTTCACCGTTTTGATTTGTATGCTCCCGTCCACAAGGGAATTCGCTTGGCCTTAAGCAATTTATGCCATCAGGCCGGATCGACCGACAGTACGGACGAGGAGAAAGTAAGCGCGTTTGTCGAGGAATTCAGGCGGGTCGTGATCATTCTGGAAGCCCACTCGAGAGATGAGGATACGCATATTAACGAAGCTTACGAGAAGTATGCGCCCGAGACCTTGCAGCAACTGGAGAAGGAGCATGGCGCCCTGGAACAAATGCTGGAGAAGCTGATTGCCCTCGTGGATCAGTTGGAAGCCGGCAAACAGCAAGCCGACGAGCAACGGAAGATCTGGTACCAAATTGGCAAAGAGCTGAACCGCTTCACAGCGGATTACTTGATCCATCTGCAAACCGAAGAAGGGCCTGGCATGAAGACGCTGTGGGAGAATTTGACGGACGGCCAGATCAAAGAAATCTCCAAAAACATCCGTTCCTCCATTCCGCCGCAGACCATGGCGATTTTCATGCATTACATGATTCCGTCAATCAGTCATCAGGATCGGGTGGAGATGTTCAGCGAGATGAAGAAATTTGCGCCGAAGGAAGCGCTGGCCGGTATGTTGGGATTAGCGGAGATTCGCCTGGATCAACCGAGCTGGAACCAGCTTCAAGCTGCGCTGAAAGAATTATAA
- a CDS encoding aspartyl protease family protein, producing MNIQLINGLPIISLPLSYNNKSTVLSKVLLDTGCSTTIFDTDAVEPIGLEIDFINGKSVRMYGVGGQSELCYQQSVSNLTIETILLQNFTIQLGLTKEPYGFDAILGVDILSSFGLKIDFENLIVF from the coding sequence ATGAATATCCAATTAATTAATGGTCTTCCCATTATATCGCTTCCACTATCTTACAACAATAAGTCCACTGTTCTCTCTAAGGTTCTTCTTGACACAGGGTGTTCTACGACTATATTTGATACAGATGCCGTTGAACCTATTGGTTTAGAAATCGATTTTATTAATGGAAAATCGGTCCGTATGTATGGGGTTGGTGGCCAGAGTGAATTATGTTACCAACAATCTGTTTCTAATCTTACAATTGAAACTATTCTTCTACAGAACTTTACCATTCAACTTGGATTAACTAAGGAACCTTATGGCTTTGACGCTATTCTAGGGGTTGATATTCTTTCATCTTTTGGTTTGAAAATAGATTTTGAGAATTTAATTGTTTTTTAG
- a CDS encoding helix-turn-helix transcriptional regulator produces the protein MNDSERRSALGDFLRKRRACLSPDDVGLPLGTRRRTHGLRREEVAQLANIGTSWYMWLEQGRDVHPSVQVLESLALALRLSPNERRHLFLLAGESLPPHLFPTEEIIEPALQRMLDDLNLTPAYVLGRRWDFLAWNKAANEVFSISQPSPPHDFNLIWRLFTSPARKERFRDWEQIARGVVAEFHTARARYVENSSFEGLIEDLKRESPEFNQLWPLHEVPSSLEGHKEMEHPIMGHLEFVHITLQAPNDPDIRVMIYTPLTVTRVKLERYLSTVTGTTVLDIHNC, from the coding sequence ATGAACGATAGCGAGCGTCGCTCTGCTCTCGGTGATTTTTTACGTAAACGGAGGGCTTGCCTTTCTCCTGATGATGTTGGATTACCACTTGGCACTCGACGCCGAACACATGGGTTACGCCGCGAAGAAGTAGCACAGCTTGCAAATATCGGCACCTCTTGGTACATGTGGTTGGAGCAAGGACGTGATGTCCATCCCTCGGTGCAAGTGCTGGAAAGTCTTGCTTTGGCTCTCAGACTTAGTCCCAATGAACGCCGTCATCTTTTTCTTCTCGCCGGAGAATCGCTGCCTCCTCACTTGTTTCCTACCGAAGAAATTATCGAACCAGCACTCCAAAGGATGTTAGATGACCTCAATCTGACTCCTGCATATGTCTTAGGAAGACGGTGGGACTTTCTGGCATGGAATAAAGCTGCAAATGAGGTTTTCTCTATTTCCCAACCGTCGCCGCCTCATGATTTCAATTTAATCTGGCGTCTTTTCACCAGCCCAGCAAGGAAGGAACGCTTTCGAGATTGGGAACAGATCGCACGGGGGGTAGTAGCGGAGTTCCATACTGCAAGAGCTCGATATGTTGAAAACTCGTCGTTCGAGGGATTAATCGAAGATCTTAAACGGGAAAGTCCTGAGTTTAACCAGTTATGGCCGCTTCATGAAGTTCCCAGTTCTCTTGAAGGACATAAAGAAATGGAACATCCTATAATGGGACACTTGGAGTTTGTGCATATTACCCTCCAAGCCCCCAATGATCCCGATATAAGAGTGATGATTTACACGCCTCTCACAGTAACAAGGGTAAAACTGGAAAGATATCTATCAACGGTAACAGGAACCACTGTTCTCGATATCCATAATTGTTAG
- a CDS encoding GNAT family N-acetyltransferase, whose translation MRVLTERLKLVPIDLVNIHTSVFENYINNKKHIKSYLEKLTIDPDLLGWGVWLVISKDTKEAIGDIGFKGKPVEETVEVGYGFLPEARNKGYATESVEALIKWAFSTHKVNQVIAECLIENHQSIKVLEKIGMHRVDNKDEMIYWKLLKDN comes from the coding sequence TTGAGAGTCTTAACAGAGCGACTTAAACTTGTCCCAATTGATTTGGTCAATATTCATACTTCTGTGTTCGAGAACTACATTAACAATAAAAAACATATAAAATCATACCTTGAAAAATTAACTATAGATCCTGATTTATTGGGTTGGGGTGTATGGTTAGTGATAAGTAAAGATACTAAAGAAGCAATTGGTGATATTGGATTTAAAGGTAAGCCGGTTGAAGAGACAGTAGAAGTTGGTTATGGCTTCTTACCAGAAGCTAGAAATAAAGGTTATGCAACTGAAAGCGTTGAAGCCCTCATCAAATGGGCGTTCTCTACTCATAAAGTAAACCAAGTTATTGCTGAATGTCTTATAGAAAATCATCAATCAATAAAAGTTCTTGAAAAAATAGGTATGCATCGAGTTGATAATAAAGATGAAATGATATATTGGAAACTTCTTAAAGATAATTGA
- a CDS encoding LuxR C-terminal-related transcriptional regulator, whose amino-acid sequence MTRKTLRIVERDQYVNQIPAILANLADGKGTVIAITGEPGIGKTRLAQEIVKIAAGHPCSILQGRSYSVGSDTAYTPIIEMCNQYFRGLAPKIVTAWTSDLPDLGKLFRRLQLPEPAKVGDPALEKTRLFESLVCLVERMADGKPLVIIQEDLHFADFASLEFLHYLSRGMTIYPLLLIVTIDTFELSNNAGANAFIQSLRKEEFFREFRLNRLSGQGVVHLLEDRLGPALPDGFVSMIIRHSEGVPLFIDELLQALLETGVLSMRNDVWVLSIQSIDTIPHRLKELIKDRIARIHSEDHNVLLYIAISKGTVSHRILHRLTKMNEDDFLTVIHRLKASGLVYEEIQEMEVHYGFYHAIVNDVVYEELPIMICRRAHKAFIDVLEESGFEDVEYLARLYFGAGAEVDPLQTIRVFLKEAERAHLLYAYASAAKYYKSVLQLIHANKISEEKSRVPWLLQRLGEVHYMLGERSEAARYCLESIRTYVQYENQTEIARLHRLLANIFWESGDIEQSLQYLEDGLVIARKLPDFPEIRYQLLHTSLMFLSRLKRPDEYYQVYEEIQAVHRLIGTTQAAAQAIVAEIDFWTSYVRKENYKPRKVQVLIENLEQMEVDDETLFRGLYVSAINFTFCGQYALSRTCSQKALEAARRLHIVEYEIRSYWIQVLADLLSGEWKLTVPKMESIMSKARRIDAGRPLIYAYITKGIVYAWIGRYAEAQSCLDEMNGLFPLFSTKDGHVADMLAPIEMMIALGTDRAADYYSFMNRTRPYYVACPWLNLALWGEIQLSAGDRPGAMDTAKDLLADTKEENRYAWALGKRLSGKVEFASGEKEPALTSIDEAARTFKEMRMPLEHARSLLLIAGMMLKDNPEEASRMLLQSMETFEHLDAGEDLLMAQALMKKLGSRLPKRSTSNAAGKDTELSKREKEVARLVAEGLTNIEIADALIISPRTVSTHLENIYRRLGINSRASLVKYLMETE is encoded by the coding sequence ATGACGAGAAAGACACTGCGGATCGTAGAAAGGGATCAATACGTTAACCAGATTCCTGCAATACTTGCAAACCTTGCGGATGGCAAGGGCACTGTTATTGCCATTACAGGTGAGCCGGGTATTGGGAAAACGCGGCTGGCCCAGGAGATTGTGAAGATCGCAGCCGGACATCCATGCAGCATTCTGCAGGGCCGATCTTATTCGGTCGGAAGCGATACCGCTTACACGCCGATTATTGAGATGTGCAATCAATATTTCCGGGGCCTTGCTCCAAAGATTGTAACCGCTTGGACGAGCGACCTGCCGGATTTAGGGAAGCTGTTTCGCCGGCTTCAGCTCCCTGAGCCTGCTAAAGTCGGGGATCCCGCATTAGAAAAGACACGTCTGTTTGAGTCGCTGGTCTGTCTTGTGGAACGAATGGCGGACGGAAAACCGCTTGTGATCATTCAAGAGGATTTGCATTTTGCGGATTTCGCTTCCTTGGAATTTCTCCATTACTTGAGCCGAGGAATGACCATCTATCCTCTTCTGCTCATTGTTACGATCGATACATTTGAACTTTCGAACAATGCCGGCGCGAATGCCTTTATCCAATCCTTGCGAAAAGAAGAGTTTTTTCGGGAATTTCGCCTGAACCGCCTGAGCGGGCAGGGAGTTGTCCATCTGCTTGAAGATCGGCTCGGGCCTGCCCTTCCGGATGGCTTCGTATCTATGATCATAAGACATTCCGAAGGAGTTCCTTTGTTTATTGATGAATTGCTGCAAGCCCTGCTTGAAACCGGTGTATTATCGATGCGAAATGACGTTTGGGTTCTGTCCATCCAGTCGATCGATACCATTCCGCATCGGTTGAAAGAGCTGATCAAAGATCGGATTGCGCGTATTCACTCCGAGGACCATAACGTCCTACTTTACATCGCCATCTCTAAGGGTACCGTTTCCCACCGCATTCTCCATCGTCTGACGAAGATGAACGAAGATGACTTCCTGACCGTCATTCATCGGCTCAAGGCTTCCGGACTTGTATACGAAGAGATTCAAGAGATGGAAGTCCATTACGGCTTCTATCATGCGATCGTGAACGACGTTGTTTATGAGGAGCTTCCGATCATGATCTGCCGCCGCGCACACAAAGCTTTTATTGACGTGCTGGAGGAGAGCGGCTTCGAGGATGTCGAGTACTTGGCCCGCTTGTATTTCGGGGCAGGAGCCGAAGTCGACCCTTTGCAAACGATACGCGTGTTTCTTAAGGAGGCGGAGCGGGCTCACCTGCTGTACGCATATGCGTCCGCCGCCAAGTATTACAAGTCCGTTCTCCAGCTAATCCATGCCAATAAAATATCGGAGGAGAAAAGCCGAGTCCCCTGGCTCCTGCAACGATTGGGCGAGGTTCACTACATGCTGGGAGAGCGCTCCGAGGCCGCACGGTATTGTCTGGAGTCCATACGCACCTATGTTCAATATGAGAATCAGACCGAGATCGCGCGATTGCACCGGTTACTGGCAAATATATTTTGGGAATCGGGAGACATTGAGCAATCTTTGCAATATTTGGAGGATGGGCTGGTCATTGCCAGAAAGCTGCCGGATTTCCCTGAAATCCGCTATCAGCTTCTGCATACAAGCCTGATGTTTCTGAGCCGGCTCAAGCGGCCTGATGAATACTACCAAGTATATGAAGAAATTCAAGCGGTACACCGGTTAATTGGAACCACTCAAGCCGCGGCTCAAGCGATCGTAGCGGAAATCGACTTTTGGACCAGCTATGTCCGCAAGGAAAATTATAAGCCCCGGAAGGTTCAAGTCTTGATCGAAAATCTGGAGCAGATGGAGGTTGACGATGAGACGCTGTTTCGCGGCCTCTATGTAAGCGCAATTAACTTCACCTTCTGCGGTCAATATGCGTTAAGCAGAACCTGTTCACAGAAAGCCTTGGAGGCTGCCAGGCGATTGCATATTGTGGAATATGAAATCCGCAGCTACTGGATACAGGTTCTGGCCGATCTCTTAAGCGGCGAATGGAAGCTGACAGTGCCCAAGATGGAGTCGATCATGTCGAAGGCGAGGCGGATCGACGCCGGCAGACCGTTAATCTATGCCTATATTACCAAAGGGATCGTTTATGCATGGATAGGACGTTACGCGGAGGCTCAGTCCTGCCTGGACGAAATGAATGGTCTGTTTCCACTCTTTTCAACCAAGGACGGGCACGTCGCGGATATGCTGGCTCCGATCGAAATGATGATTGCTCTTGGTACGGACCGTGCAGCGGACTATTATTCCTTCATGAATCGGACAAGGCCTTATTACGTAGCATGTCCTTGGCTGAATCTGGCGCTATGGGGGGAGATTCAATTGTCCGCAGGCGATCGGCCTGGAGCCATGGATACCGCCAAGGACCTTCTAGCCGACACGAAGGAAGAAAACAGGTACGCTTGGGCGCTTGGAAAACGATTATCCGGCAAAGTGGAATTCGCTTCCGGAGAGAAGGAACCCGCCTTGACCTCCATTGATGAAGCAGCCCGCACTTTCAAGGAAATGCGAATGCCGTTAGAGCATGCTCGTTCCTTGCTCCTCATTGCCGGGATGATGCTCAAGGACAATCCGGAAGAAGCGAGCCGGATGCTGCTCCAAAGCATGGAGACCTTCGAACATTTGGATGCGGGAGAGGATTTGCTCATGGCGCAAGCGCTGATGAAAAAACTTGGGAGTCGTTTGCCGAAACGCAGTACGTCGAACGCTGCCGGCAAAGATACCGAACTTAGCAAGCGCGAGAAAGAAGTTGCCCGTCTCGTTGCGGAAGGATTAACGAACATCGAGATTGCGGATGCTTTGATTATAAGTCCGCGGACCGTAAGCACCCATCTGGAGAACATCTACCGGCGTCTTGGGATCAACTCCAGAGCCTCTCTGGTGAAGTATTTGATGGAAACGGAATGA
- a CDS encoding glycine--tRNA ligase, whose amino-acid sequence MEQVVALAKHRGFIFPGSEIYGGLANTWDYGPLGVELKNNIKRAWWKKFIQESHWNVGLDAAILMNPQAWIASGHVGNFNDPMIDCKPCKARHRADKIIENALHAKGIEMVVDGLTFDQMKALITEHHIACPDCGSHDFTDIRQFNLMFKTFQGVTESSSNEIYLRPETAQGIFVNFKNVQRTMRKKLPFGIGQIGKSFRNEITPGNFTFRTREFEQMELEFFCKPGEDLKWFEYWRSFCRDWLLTLGMNENNIRLRDHSEDELSHYSNATTDIEYRFPFGWGELWGIADRTDYDLKQHMDHSGEDFHYNDQEANERYIPYCIEPSLGADRVTLAFLIDAYEEQQLEDNDSRTVLRLHPALAPFKAAVFPLSKKLAEGAGRVLAELTSDIMVDYDDTGSIGKRYRRHDEIGTPYCITYDFDSETDDQVTVRDRDSMMQIRMPISELKKFLLERIRF is encoded by the coding sequence ATGGAGCAAGTCGTCGCACTGGCCAAGCATCGCGGATTTATTTTTCCGGGATCGGAAATTTACGGCGGTCTGGCGAACACTTGGGACTACGGCCCGCTCGGCGTCGAACTGAAGAACAACATCAAACGTGCATGGTGGAAAAAATTCATTCAAGAATCTCACTGGAACGTCGGCCTCGATGCGGCGATTTTGATGAATCCGCAAGCTTGGATCGCTTCCGGCCATGTCGGGAACTTCAACGATCCGATGATCGACTGCAAACCGTGCAAGGCCCGTCATCGTGCGGATAAAATTATTGAGAACGCCCTTCATGCGAAGGGTATTGAAATGGTTGTCGACGGCTTGACGTTCGATCAGATGAAGGCGCTGATCACAGAACACCACATCGCTTGTCCGGATTGCGGAAGCCACGACTTTACGGATATCCGCCAGTTCAACCTCATGTTTAAGACATTTCAAGGTGTTACAGAATCCAGCTCCAATGAGATCTATTTGCGTCCGGAAACGGCACAGGGCATTTTCGTCAACTTTAAAAATGTACAGCGCACCATGAGGAAGAAACTGCCTTTCGGCATCGGACAAATCGGCAAAAGCTTCCGAAATGAAATCACACCCGGAAACTTTACATTCCGGACCCGCGAATTCGAACAAATGGAGCTTGAGTTTTTTTGCAAGCCGGGCGAGGATCTGAAGTGGTTCGAATACTGGCGCAGCTTCTGCCGCGATTGGCTCTTAACGCTCGGGATGAACGAGAATAATATCCGCTTACGGGATCACTCGGAAGATGAGTTGTCGCACTACAGCAATGCAACGACCGATATCGAATACCGGTTCCCGTTTGGCTGGGGAGAACTGTGGGGGATTGCGGATCGTACCGATTATGATCTGAAACAGCATATGGATCATTCGGGTGAAGATTTTCACTACAATGACCAAGAAGCGAACGAGCGCTATATCCCGTATTGCATCGAGCCTTCGCTCGGGGCGGATCGCGTCACGTTAGCTTTTTTGATCGATGCCTACGAGGAGCAGCAGCTTGAAGATAACGATAGCCGCACCGTTCTTCGTCTTCACCCTGCACTTGCACCGTTTAAAGCAGCTGTATTTCCTCTTTCGAAAAAGTTGGCAGAAGGCGCCGGGCGTGTGTTGGCCGAATTAACCTCAGACATCATGGTCGATTACGACGATACAGGTTCAATCGGTAAACGTTACCGCCGTCACGATGAGATCGGTACACCGTACTGCATCACCTACGACTTCGATTCCGAGACTGACGACCAGGTAACTGTGCGTGACCGTGACTCGATGATGCAGATCCGTATGCCGATTTCCGAATTAAAAAAATTTCTCCTGGAACGCATCAGGTTTTAA
- a CDS encoding SDR family NAD(P)-dependent oxidoreductase, which yields MTTIHPNNSNATGQLLANKVALITGASRGIGAAAAKLFALEGATVTLVARTESELRKVVDEITAEGGSADYVIADVADAKSIEQAVQTTVERHGRLDIAFNNAGIAIGLSPMIDDKEENFDLIHSVNYKGVWLSMIAEIKAILSTAGSGAIVNNSSVGSFRGNPGLAAYGAAKRAVNSLTETAAIEYGPMGIRVNAVAPGTTMTEMIQRWVSQDPTILKKLNSITPLRRAADPNEVAQAAAWLLSDRASYVTGVVLPVDGGARA from the coding sequence ATGACAACAATACATCCCAATAACTCAAACGCCACGGGACAATTGCTGGCCAATAAGGTGGCACTGATTACAGGTGCCAGCCGGGGAATCGGCGCCGCCGCAGCCAAACTGTTCGCGCTGGAGGGTGCCACAGTGACGCTTGTCGCGAGAACGGAATCGGAACTGCGCAAAGTAGTGGATGAAATTACGGCGGAAGGCGGAAGTGCCGACTACGTTATAGCCGATGTTGCAGACGCGAAAAGTATCGAACAGGCGGTCCAGACGACGGTGGAACGGCATGGCCGCCTCGATATCGCATTCAATAACGCTGGTATTGCCATCGGATTATCACCGATGATTGATGACAAGGAAGAAAACTTCGACCTCATCCACTCCGTGAACTACAAGGGAGTCTGGTTATCGATGATTGCCGAAATCAAGGCCATTCTCAGCACTGCCGGTTCCGGAGCCATTGTCAATAACAGCAGCGTCGGTAGCTTTAGAGGCAATCCGGGTCTAGCTGCGTACGGAGCAGCCAAACGGGCGGTCAATAGTCTCACCGAAACTGCCGCTATTGAGTACGGACCTATGGGCATTCGCGTAAATGCTGTTGCACCTGGCACCACCATGACCGAGATGATCCAGAGATGGGTTTCTCAAGATCCTACAATTCTCAAAAAACTTAACTCCATTACACCTCTTAGACGCGCAGCCGATCCGAATGAGGTGGCGCAGGCCGCTGCTTGGCTCCTGAGCGATCGTGCCTCCTATGTGACAGGAGTCGTACTACCGGTTGACGGTGGTGCAAGGGCGTGA
- a CDS encoding alpha/beta fold hydrolase, with amino-acid sequence MNKQERTWEKTGFVFVNGAGLESRIWSKVVEGLDHPYLLVEFPHRNGSVESRKDLSMMDYVAHMKRQVDEWGTRKFVIVAHSLGGVLALKLAYEVSDRLAGFVAVGAAIPENGGSFLSVLPFPKRILMSAILRKIGTKPPASAIRSGLCNDLSSDQAAKIVQGFIPEAVRVYTDQVDASVPIVPKLYVKLTHDKEFSPSLQNNMISNLSPQSVRILETGHLPMLSDPDGLRFVLEDFLANM; translated from the coding sequence ATGAATAAGCAAGAGCGAACATGGGAAAAAACAGGTTTCGTATTTGTGAATGGAGCAGGTCTGGAAAGCCGGATCTGGAGCAAAGTAGTGGAAGGACTTGATCATCCTTATTTACTAGTCGAGTTTCCTCATCGAAATGGTTCAGTGGAATCGAGGAAAGACCTTTCGATGATGGATTATGTGGCCCATATGAAAAGACAAGTGGATGAGTGGGGGACTCGGAAGTTCGTAATCGTGGCGCATTCACTTGGGGGCGTTCTTGCTCTTAAACTGGCATACGAAGTGAGCGATCGATTGGCAGGTTTTGTCGCTGTAGGTGCCGCAATTCCGGAGAATGGCGGTTCATTTTTATCCGTGCTACCATTTCCTAAGAGGATTCTAATGTCTGCTATTCTGAGAAAAATAGGTACAAAGCCCCCAGCGTCCGCCATTCGCTCAGGATTATGCAATGACCTCTCATCGGATCAGGCAGCGAAGATCGTACAAGGATTCATTCCCGAGGCCGTACGCGTATATACAGACCAGGTTGATGCGTCCGTTCCGATTGTACCGAAGCTGTACGTGAAGCTAACCCATGATAAGGAGTTCAGCCCGTCCTTACAAAATAACATGATCTCAAATCTTTCCCCACAATCAGTTCGAATTCTGGAAACCGGACACTTACCGATGCTTAGTGATCCGGATGGACTGAGGTTTGTATTAGAAGATTTCTTGGCAAATATGTAA
- a CDS encoding SDR family oxidoreductase has product MTILVVGGTGTVGSRLVPELLHRKASVRILARNPGKYQHMDSNIEWVQGDLEVPDSLGKAFEQVDAVFLLTGMAKTETSQGIAAVEAACQAGVPKIVFLSTPMTAQMLHIPHIKSKIGIEKAIQQSGMAYTILRPNNFFQNDYWFRDAILRYGVYPQPLGSVGLHRVDVGDIAHAAANALLLDGYDGKTYPLNGPESLTGEAIAEIYSRHAGAKVRYVGDNLDEWYQQAVTMMPEWLAQDYRVMYECFQKYGCLGTEHDFARQKELLQRDPRSFDAFAAESVAQWTDGWNGTRHINV; this is encoded by the coding sequence ATGACTATTCTTGTTGTCGGAGGTACAGGTACAGTAGGCAGCCGGCTCGTTCCAGAGCTTCTCCATCGTAAAGCATCCGTCCGCATCCTTGCACGAAATCCGGGCAAATATCAGCATATGGATTCGAACATCGAATGGGTTCAAGGCGATTTGGAGGTCCCTGACAGCTTGGGAAAGGCGTTCGAACAAGTGGATGCGGTCTTTCTGTTGACTGGTATGGCAAAGACGGAAACAAGCCAGGGGATTGCTGCCGTTGAGGCGGCATGTCAAGCCGGCGTTCCCAAAATCGTATTTCTGTCCACGCCAATGACGGCGCAGATGCTTCATATTCCTCATATCAAAAGCAAAATTGGAATCGAAAAAGCGATCCAGCAATCCGGGATGGCGTACACCATTTTGCGGCCGAACAATTTCTTCCAGAATGACTACTGGTTCCGCGATGCCATTCTTCGATACGGGGTTTATCCGCAGCCGCTCGGTTCGGTAGGCTTGCATCGTGTTGACGTTGGGGATATCGCCCATGCCGCTGCCAACGCTCTCCTTTTGGACGGGTATGACGGGAAAACCTATCCCCTTAACGGACCCGAATCATTAACAGGGGAAGCGATCGCTGAAATCTATAGCCGGCATGCCGGCGCGAAAGTTCGTTATGTTGGCGATAATCTGGACGAATGGTATCAACAAGCGGTTACGATGATGCCGGAATGGCTGGCTCAAGATTACCGGGTGATGTACGAATGCTTTCAGAAGTATGGCTGCCTGGGAACGGAACATGATTTCGCGCGCCAGAAGGAGCTTCTGCAGCGTGATCCCCGTTCATTCGACGCTTTCGCAGCCGAATCCGTTGCTCAGTGGACAGATGGATGGAACGGGACCCGGCATATCAACGTTTGA